A single region of the Deefgea piscis genome encodes:
- a CDS encoding co-chaperone GroES, whose translation MKIRPLHDRVVIKRVEAEAKTASGILLAGSAAEKPDMGEVVAVGAGKVLENGSVQALTVKVGDKVLLGKYAQSVKIDGEELIVVREEEIFAIVE comes from the coding sequence ATGAAAATTCGTCCATTGCACGACCGTGTGGTCATCAAACGTGTTGAAGCTGAAGCTAAAACTGCATCTGGCATTTTGCTCGCTGGTAGCGCCGCTGAAAAACCAGACATGGGTGAAGTGGTTGCTGTAGGTGCTGGCAAAGTATTGGAAAACGGTAGCGTTCAAGCGCTGACGGTTAAAGTTGGCGACAAAGTATTGCTCGGCAAATACGCACAAAGCGTAAAAATCGACGGCGAAGAACTCATCGTTGTTCGCGAAGAAGAAATCTTCGCGATTGTTGAATAA
- the lipA gene encoding lipoyl synthase yields MTDQTKEGASAPISKPASKEIGVKLKGEAKTARIPIKIVQLETKIKKPEWIRVQAASHNSRFYEIKQILREQKLHTVCEEATCPNIGECFGKGTATFMIMGDICTRRCPFCDVGHGRPNPLDENEPRHLGETIAALKLKYVVITSVDRDDLRDGGAAHFAECIQTTRQLSPETQIEVLVPDFRGRVELALETFKDALPDVMNHNLETAPRLYKQARPGSDYQHSLDLLKEFKRLYPAVSTKSGIMVGLGETDEEVFQVMADMRAHDIDMITIGQYLQPSNGHLPVLRYVHPDQFKVFEKHAYELGFKHAAVGAMVRSSYHADQQAHGAGV; encoded by the coding sequence ATGACAGATCAAACCAAAGAAGGGGCCAGCGCGCCCATCAGCAAACCGGCAAGTAAAGAAATCGGTGTTAAGTTAAAAGGCGAAGCAAAAACCGCCCGTATTCCGATTAAAATCGTTCAGCTTGAAACCAAAATCAAAAAGCCCGAATGGATTCGTGTGCAAGCGGCTAGCCATAACAGCCGCTTTTATGAGATCAAACAGATTTTGCGTGAGCAAAAACTGCATACCGTTTGTGAAGAAGCGACGTGCCCGAATATTGGTGAATGTTTTGGTAAGGGTACCGCTACCTTTATGATTATGGGCGACATCTGTACGCGGCGCTGCCCGTTCTGTGATGTGGGCCATGGTCGGCCGAATCCGCTCGATGAGAACGAACCGCGCCATTTGGGCGAAACGATTGCCGCGCTAAAGCTCAAATACGTGGTCATTACCTCGGTCGATCGGGATGATTTACGCGACGGTGGCGCAGCGCATTTTGCTGAGTGCATTCAAACCACCCGTCAATTGAGCCCAGAAACGCAAATCGAAGTGCTGGTTCCAGATTTTCGTGGTCGTGTCGAATTGGCGCTAGAAACATTCAAAGACGCTTTACCGGATGTGATGAATCATAATTTAGAAACTGCACCGCGCCTGTATAAGCAAGCGCGCCCGGGTTCGGATTACCAGCACTCATTAGATTTGCTCAAAGAATTTAAACGTCTGTATCCAGCCGTTAGTACCAAATCAGGCATTATGGTCGGCTTAGGTGAGACCGATGAAGAAGTATTCCAAGTGATGGCCGATATGCGCGCGCATGATATTGATATGATCACCATCGGTCAGTATCTGCAACCATCGAACGGCCATTTGCCGGTGCTGCGTTATGTGCATCCAGATCAATTCAAAGTCTTTGAAAAACACGCTTATGAACTGGGCTTTAAGCATGCGGCAGTAGGCGCAATGGTTCGTTCTAGCTACCACGCCGATCAGCAAGCGCATGGTGCAGGGGTTTAA
- the dat gene encoding D-amino-acid transaminase has protein sequence MQIPHKIAFLNGQFSPLAELKISVMDRGFLFGDGVYEMIPVYQRIAFRLDEHLARLANNLAQVRIENPYSMQTWREHIQALIQAQTFVDQSIYLQVSRGPAYPRQHAFPEHATPTVLMFADELEPPPAQAVECGVSAITCNDVRWLRCNIKAISLLANVLVKQQAVDEGVAEAILLRDGVLTEGAASNIFIVKDGVIYTPAPSNLMLTGITYDVILELAQQHDLPLKLEPVTEQMLRDADEVWLTSSSKEILAIVNLDGQAVGNGQVGPIYKTMYGLYQNFKMTVMHRGQE, from the coding sequence ATGCAAATACCTCATAAAATTGCGTTTTTAAATGGTCAGTTTTCGCCGCTGGCGGAGTTAAAAATCTCGGTCATGGATCGTGGATTTTTATTTGGTGATGGCGTTTATGAAATGATTCCGGTTTATCAGCGGATTGCATTTCGCTTGGATGAGCATTTGGCGCGGCTAGCCAATAATTTAGCCCAAGTTCGAATTGAAAATCCGTATTCGATGCAAACGTGGCGCGAGCATATTCAAGCCCTGATTCAAGCGCAAACCTTTGTCGATCAATCGATTTATTTGCAAGTTTCGCGTGGCCCAGCCTATCCGCGCCAGCATGCTTTTCCTGAGCACGCCACCCCCACGGTGTTGATGTTTGCCGATGAGCTTGAACCGCCACCGGCGCAGGCCGTTGAGTGTGGCGTGAGTGCCATCACTTGCAATGATGTTCGCTGGCTGCGCTGTAATATTAAGGCCATTTCTTTATTGGCCAATGTGCTTGTCAAGCAACAAGCAGTGGATGAGGGCGTTGCCGAGGCGATTTTATTACGTGATGGTGTACTCACTGAGGGGGCCGCGAGCAATATTTTTATCGTTAAAGACGGCGTGATTTATACGCCAGCCCCGTCCAATTTAATGCTCACAGGGATTACTTATGACGTGATTTTAGAGCTGGCTCAGCAGCATGATTTACCACTTAAGCTCGAGCCGGTCACGGAGCAGATGTTGCGCGATGCTGATGAGGTCTGGTTGACGTCTTCATCCAAAGAAATCCTCGCCATTGTGAACTTAGATGGACAAGCAGTAGGAAATGGCCAAGTCGGCCCCATATATAAAACAATGTATGGTTTGTATCAAAATTTTAAAATGACGGTAATGCACCGTGGACAGGAGTAA
- a CDS encoding sensor domain-containing diguanylate cyclase — MAFRQTIHYKLSVTIALCAILVASISSFIVYQLNYASEIKHSYSDIKNLMAAVEKTAAVAAFSGNQQIANDVVNSLILNPLIRHATINGHNHLLISAGKKSNDVELKLPLYEPLDERSIAGYITIEINTSEMNLRAKTRSIDTAISLFILSLLIGLVVYIVVFFKLSRPLTQLSSRLQTIQPATDDRLPKLNDKAYDELTQLTQHINYLLNMVSEVIHAERELRLQITKLEQQFRGIFESANVGIGLLDESGRLILANPAFAKLLGETIYAQAQQSGQWIDRLFAQPYRLWGQIYASLERNQATTNDLQTCNDWLHVIISASYNDEQIPYYQCLIYDISDRKKREEQMRRSADYDHLTGLHNRHSSEKILAHLLSNTIASKNQLAIFMIDLDRFKYINDTYGHEAGDKVLQESASRMKQHFTREEDLIARLGGDEFMIVAYFEDAAQLTIMVQALIDSINRPIEISNKCFDRVGASIGIALAPQHGTSSNMLINKADQAMYQVKRSGRNGYCIYGNPHCLTPQLPSQHINPSLDHES, encoded by the coding sequence ATGGCTTTTCGACAAACCATCCATTACAAACTTTCAGTGACTATTGCGCTGTGTGCGATTTTAGTGGCCTCAATTTCTTCTTTTATTGTGTATCAACTCAATTACGCCAGCGAAATCAAACACAGTTATTCAGACATCAAAAACCTAATGGCGGCGGTTGAAAAAACCGCCGCCGTTGCTGCTTTTAGCGGCAATCAACAAATCGCCAATGATGTCGTTAATAGCTTGATTCTCAACCCATTAATTCGGCACGCCACAATCAATGGTCACAATCACTTACTCATTAGCGCCGGAAAAAAATCTAACGATGTCGAATTAAAACTACCGCTGTACGAGCCGTTAGATGAGCGCAGTATTGCCGGATATATCACCATAGAAATCAACACTTCTGAAATGAATCTCCGTGCCAAAACACGGTCAATCGATACAGCAATTTCCTTATTTATCCTGTCTTTATTAATTGGCTTAGTGGTTTATATTGTCGTTTTTTTTAAGCTCAGCCGGCCTCTTACCCAGCTATCGAGTCGATTACAAACCATCCAACCCGCTACCGATGATCGATTACCCAAATTAAACGACAAAGCCTATGATGAACTTACTCAATTAACGCAACACATTAACTATCTGCTCAATATGGTGAGCGAGGTGATTCATGCCGAACGTGAACTGCGCTTGCAAATTACCAAGCTTGAGCAGCAATTTAGGGGCATTTTTGAAAGTGCCAATGTCGGCATTGGTCTACTGGACGAATCAGGTCGGCTCATCTTAGCCAACCCAGCGTTTGCCAAACTACTTGGCGAAACCATTTATGCCCAAGCACAACAAAGTGGCCAATGGATTGATCGATTATTTGCCCAGCCGTATCGACTTTGGGGGCAAATCTACGCCAGCCTCGAGCGCAATCAAGCGACAACTAACGATTTGCAAACCTGCAATGATTGGCTACACGTGATTATTTCGGCCAGCTATAACGACGAACAGATCCCTTATTACCAATGCTTAATTTATGACATCAGCGATCGAAAAAAACGCGAAGAACAAATGCGGCGTAGCGCCGACTATGACCACCTCACTGGTTTGCATAATCGCCATTCCAGCGAAAAAATCTTAGCGCATTTACTCAGCAACACCATTGCCAGTAAAAATCAGCTAGCAATTTTTATGATTGACTTAGACCGATTCAAATACATCAATGACACGTATGGGCATGAAGCCGGCGATAAAGTGCTGCAAGAAAGCGCCAGCCGTATGAAACAGCACTTTACCCGTGAAGAAGATTTAATTGCCCGTTTAGGTGGCGATGAATTTATGATTGTGGCTTATTTTGAAGATGCAGCTCAACTCACGATCATGGTGCAGGCGCTGATTGACAGCATTAATCGGCCAATTGAAATCAGCAACAAGTGCTTTGATCGGGTTGGCGCCAGCATTGGCATCGCATTAGCGCCTCAGCATGGCACTAGCAGCAATATGCTAATCAACAAAGCCGATCAAGCCATGTATCAAGTTAAGCGCTCAGGCCGTAATGGCTATTGTATTTACGGCAACCCACATTGCTTAACCCCACAACTTCCCTCACAGCATATCAACCCTTCTTTAGACCATGAGTCTTAG
- a CDS encoding ankyrin repeat domain-containing protein — MNPQLLDLLNGQESDYPHHLAQLHPHLHDLIAAASGSEEFEDYLRSLLIDQRGNRQGFSAVVISEIFRLIQACEQKKQGFSDSAAPDVWEHVKQARNHLNACGIAFNLESFFAAAERGETLKLVLFLKAGMKIDARDHYRKTPLIWASSFGHLACVGLLLANQAQTDLADSGGYTAIHWAAANGHAEVIRLLLEHGANANLASHAGKTPLIQAAARGQRDALMQLMDAGVALNTQDAEGNTALHKAIEQGYVHVSQALIHHHADTHLLNREQCSAFDLATRHPNQAIRQLLKQQPISA, encoded by the coding sequence GTGAACCCGCAATTGCTTGATTTGCTCAATGGTCAAGAATCAGACTACCCGCATCATTTGGCACAACTACACCCGCATTTACACGACTTGATTGCTGCGGCATCGGGTAGCGAAGAATTTGAAGACTATTTGCGCTCTTTGCTCATTGATCAACGCGGCAATCGCCAAGGATTTTCTGCTGTTGTGATTTCGGAAATCTTTCGGCTAATTCAAGCTTGTGAGCAAAAAAAACAAGGGTTTAGCGACTCAGCAGCACCAGACGTGTGGGAGCATGTCAAACAAGCCCGCAATCACTTAAACGCCTGCGGCATTGCTTTTAATTTAGAGAGCTTCTTTGCTGCAGCTGAGCGCGGTGAAACGTTAAAGCTAGTGCTGTTTTTAAAAGCCGGCATGAAAATCGACGCGCGCGATCACTACCGAAAAACGCCACTCATTTGGGCGTCATCGTTTGGCCATCTTGCTTGTGTTGGCCTACTACTGGCCAATCAAGCCCAAACCGATCTGGCCGATAGCGGCGGCTATACCGCAATCCATTGGGCCGCAGCCAATGGTCACGCCGAAGTGATTCGCCTCTTACTCGAGCATGGCGCCAACGCCAACCTTGCTAGCCACGCTGGAAAAACCCCACTCATTCAAGCGGCAGCCCGCGGGCAGCGCGATGCTTTAATGCAATTGATGGACGCTGGCGTTGCGCTCAACACCCAAGATGCCGAAGGAAACACAGCGCTGCACAAGGCCATTGAGCAAGGGTATGTGCACGTATCTCAGGCATTAATTCACCATCATGCAGATACCCACCTATTAAATCGAGAACAATGCAGTGCTTTTGATTTAGCCACGCGCCACCCCAATCAGGCCATCCGGCAATTGCTTAAACAACAGCCGATCTCGGCTTAA
- the groL gene encoding chaperonin GroEL (60 kDa chaperone family; promotes refolding of misfolded polypeptides especially under stressful conditions; forms two stacked rings of heptamers to form a barrel-shaped 14mer; ends can be capped by GroES; misfolded proteins enter the barrel where they are refolded when GroES binds), producing MAAKEVMFGDSARAKMVAGVNVLANAVKVTLGPKGRNVVLERSYGAPTITKDGVSVAKEIELKDKFENMGAQMVKEVASKTSDIAGDGTTTATVLAQAIVQEGMKYVAAGMNPMDLKRGIDKAVITLVAELKNISKPCTTSKEIAQVGSISANSDEIIGEKIAAAMEKVGKEGVITVEDGSGLEDELDVVEGMQFDRGYLSPYFINNPEKQIALLDNPFVLLFDKKISNIRDLLPILEGVAKAGRPLLIVAEDVDGEALATLVVNNIRGILKTVAVKAPGFGDRRKAMLEDIAVLTGGTVIAEEVGLTLEKAELSMLGQAKRIEVGKENTTIIDGAGDEAAIKARVATIRQQVEASTSDYDREKLQERVAKLAGGVAVIKVGAATEMEMKEKKARVEDALHATRAAVEEGIVAGGGVALLRARSTITELKGSNADQDAGIKIVLRAIEAPLRQIVQNAGDEPSVVVAKVLEGKGNFGYNAATGEYGDMVEMGVLDPAKVTRSALQHAASVAGLLLTTDCMIAELPKDDAPSMPDMGGMGGMGGMGM from the coding sequence ATGGCTGCAAAAGAAGTAATGTTTGGCGATAGCGCCCGCGCAAAAATGGTTGCTGGTGTCAATGTATTGGCCAATGCCGTTAAAGTGACTTTGGGCCCTAAAGGCCGTAACGTGGTGCTTGAGCGTTCATACGGCGCACCAACGATCACTAAAGACGGTGTATCAGTTGCCAAAGAAATCGAATTGAAAGACAAATTCGAAAACATGGGCGCGCAAATGGTTAAAGAAGTGGCTTCTAAAACTTCGGACATCGCTGGTGACGGCACGACCACTGCCACTGTATTGGCACAAGCCATCGTGCAAGAAGGCATGAAATACGTTGCTGCCGGCATGAACCCAATGGATTTGAAGCGCGGTATCGACAAAGCCGTGATCACTTTGGTGGCTGAACTTAAAAACATCTCTAAACCATGCACTACGAGCAAAGAAATCGCTCAAGTTGGCTCAATCTCGGCTAACTCTGACGAAATCATCGGCGAAAAAATCGCTGCTGCAATGGAAAAAGTCGGTAAAGAAGGCGTGATCACCGTTGAAGACGGCTCAGGCTTGGAAGATGAACTGGACGTAGTTGAAGGTATGCAGTTCGACCGTGGCTATTTAAGCCCGTACTTCATCAACAATCCAGAAAAACAAATCGCTTTGCTCGACAACCCATTCGTGTTGTTGTTTGACAAAAAAATCAGCAACATCCGTGACTTGCTACCGATCTTGGAAGGCGTAGCTAAAGCTGGCCGTCCATTGTTGATCGTTGCTGAAGACGTTGATGGCGAAGCACTCGCAACTTTGGTTGTGAACAACATCCGTGGCATCTTGAAAACTGTTGCTGTTAAAGCCCCTGGCTTTGGTGACCGTCGTAAAGCCATGCTCGAAGATATCGCAGTCTTGACTGGCGGTACTGTAATTGCTGAAGAAGTGGGCTTGACGCTAGAAAAAGCTGAATTGTCGATGCTCGGCCAAGCTAAACGCATCGAAGTGGGTAAAGAAAACACCACTATCATCGACGGCGCAGGTGACGAGGCAGCGATCAAAGCGCGTGTGGCGACGATTCGTCAACAAGTTGAAGCTTCAACTAGCGACTACGATCGTGAAAAGCTGCAAGAGCGCGTAGCCAAATTGGCTGGCGGCGTTGCAGTCATCAAGGTTGGCGCAGCCACTGAAATGGAAATGAAAGAGAAGAAAGCCCGCGTAGAAGACGCATTGCATGCAACTCGCGCTGCGGTTGAAGAAGGCATTGTTGCTGGCGGTGGCGTTGCATTGCTGCGCGCTCGCTCTACCATCACCGAATTGAAAGGCTCAAACGCTGATCAAGACGCAGGTATCAAAATCGTTCTACGTGCGATCGAAGCGCCATTGCGTCAAATCGTACAAAACGCTGGCGACGAGCCTAGCGTTGTAGTGGCTAAAGTATTAGAAGGCAAAGGCAACTTTGGTTACAACGCTGCGACTGGCGAATACGGTGACATGGTTGAAATGGGTGTACTCGATCCAGCTAAAGTAACGCGTTCTGCCTTGCAACACGCAGCTTCTGTAGCTGGCTTGTTGTTAACCACTGACTGCATGATTGCTGAATTGCCAAAAGACGACGCTCCTAGCATGCCAGATATGGGCGGCATGGGTGGTATGGGCGGCATGGGCATGTAA
- a CDS encoding porin, whose amino-acid sequence MKTLIYLSFLIFCAATASAEENQPDLNLDEKDLSSADIFSVSGFYTLGINHNDSQSQYIRDLSQSRTNHSQTSARTDSRVGVQLLADFTPQWSAALQVTAREGVDYANGDAVDWAFLRYRPNENWSLRVGRLSVDMFMLSDFRNVGYTYPWVRPVQDFYGLIPFFQYNGADLQFRQQLGDGELKLKGNLGRISSTLRSGVGDFRVHGDDLASASFEWSDERFHLRASVGQMNLQGKVPGSDLLSSGLGQLSPFWPSAAQIQHDLKIKGRLKFLLLGASYDNGPWWFQGEWGRMQSEAAIYGHMEGAYLSAAYRIDAFQPYITLSQAKSKNAPYRAPLPQGPLPPQLAMASQNLAAGTNQFLNSLYTDQQTYSIGIRWDFHPRMALKFQYDRIHAADGGKGLWDNGNAQPGRLKANVFSLSFDGLF is encoded by the coding sequence GTGAAAACTCTCATTTACCTCAGTTTTTTAATATTCTGTGCCGCCACCGCGAGTGCAGAAGAAAATCAACCCGACCTTAATCTTGACGAGAAAGACCTCAGCTCTGCCGATATATTCAGTGTAAGTGGCTTTTATACCTTGGGTATCAATCACAATGACAGCCAAAGTCAATATATTCGCGACCTTTCGCAGTCAAGAACCAATCACAGCCAGACATCGGCCCGAACCGATAGCCGAGTCGGTGTACAACTACTTGCCGATTTCACACCACAATGGAGCGCGGCTCTGCAAGTTACAGCACGTGAAGGCGTTGACTATGCCAATGGAGATGCCGTCGATTGGGCTTTTTTGCGCTATCGTCCCAATGAAAACTGGAGCCTGCGTGTCGGCCGACTCAGCGTAGACATGTTTATGCTGTCTGATTTTCGCAACGTGGGCTACACCTATCCTTGGGTGCGGCCAGTGCAAGATTTTTATGGCTTAATCCCATTTTTTCAATACAACGGTGCCGACCTGCAATTTCGTCAACAATTAGGCGATGGCGAGCTCAAACTCAAAGGAAATCTAGGTCGAATTAGTTCAACACTACGCAGTGGTGTGGGTGATTTTCGAGTTCATGGTGATGACTTAGCCAGTGCTTCATTCGAATGGAGCGATGAGCGCTTTCATCTACGTGCCTCGGTCGGACAAATGAATTTGCAGGGCAAAGTGCCAGGCAGTGATTTACTGTCTAGTGGCCTAGGCCAACTTAGCCCATTTTGGCCCAGTGCCGCGCAAATTCAGCACGATTTAAAAATTAAAGGGCGGCTTAAGTTTTTATTACTGGGGGCCAGTTATGACAATGGCCCTTGGTGGTTCCAAGGCGAATGGGGCCGTATGCAATCGGAAGCAGCAATTTATGGGCATATGGAGGGTGCTTATCTGAGCGCAGCTTATCGCATTGATGCTTTTCAACCCTATATCACACTTAGCCAAGCCAAATCGAAAAATGCGCCTTATCGTGCACCATTACCTCAAGGGCCATTACCCCCGCAGTTAGCAATGGCAAGTCAAAATTTAGCTGCGGGTACCAACCAATTTCTGAATAGTTTATACACCGATCAACAGACTTACTCGATTGGTATTCGCTGGGATTTTCACCCCAGAATGGCACTCAAATTTCAATACGACCGAATTCACGCGGCCGATGGTGGTAAAGGCTTATGGGATAATGGCAATGCTCAGCCAGGGCGATTAAAAGCCAATGTCTTTAGCCTTTCATTTGACGGTTTATTTTAG
- a CDS encoding acyl-CoA thioesterase codes for MHDGPKHQISMTVLMTPDMANFSGKVHGGALLKQLDQVAYVCASRYAGAYAVTLSVDQVIFKQPIYVGELVHFLASVNYTGRTSMEIGIRVVAENICEQTERHTNSCYFTMVAMNAEGQSLAIEPLTPADDEAMTRWEQAKARREVRLLKK; via the coding sequence ATGCATGACGGTCCAAAGCATCAAATCAGCATGACGGTGTTAATGACGCCTGATATGGCTAATTTTTCGGGCAAGGTGCACGGTGGTGCTTTATTAAAGCAGCTCGATCAAGTCGCTTATGTGTGTGCCAGTCGCTACGCTGGTGCGTATGCGGTGACTTTGTCGGTGGATCAGGTGATTTTTAAACAGCCGATTTATGTCGGTGAGTTAGTGCATTTTTTAGCCAGTGTGAACTACACCGGTCGAACTTCGATGGAAATTGGCATTCGGGTGGTGGCAGAAAACATTTGCGAGCAGACCGAGCGCCATACCAATAGTTGCTATTTTACGATGGTGGCAATGAATGCCGAGGGGCAATCGCTGGCGATCGAGCCTTTAACTCCGGCCGATGATGAAGCGATGACGCGCTGGGAACAAGCCAAAGCACGTCGCGAAGTGCGCTTATTGAAAAAATAA
- the lipB gene encoding lipoyl(octanoyl) transferase LipB, translated as MIVKQLGQVDYLPTFEAMQAFTSQRDATTPDELWLLEHPPVFTQGLAGKPEHILSQSAIPIVQIDRGGQVTYHGPGQLIAYLLLDLRRHKLGVRDLVRLLENSVIAVLADEGITAYGKVDAPGVYVMLHREGFDFEAKIASLGLRIKNGCCYHGLALNVSMDLAPFQQINPCGYQGLQVTRMLDMGINKTPADLFGKMADKILQQIKQLPT; from the coding sequence TTGATTGTAAAACAGTTAGGGCAAGTCGATTATTTGCCCACCTTTGAGGCGATGCAAGCATTTACCAGTCAACGGGATGCCACCACGCCAGATGAGCTGTGGCTACTTGAGCATCCGCCGGTATTTACCCAAGGTTTGGCGGGTAAACCGGAGCATATTTTGAGCCAAAGCGCGATTCCGATTGTGCAGATCGATCGCGGTGGACAGGTGACTTATCATGGCCCCGGGCAGCTGATTGCGTATTTATTGCTCGATTTACGCCGGCATAAATTGGGCGTGCGCGACTTGGTGCGCTTGCTCGAAAACAGCGTGATTGCGGTTTTAGCTGATGAGGGCATTACCGCCTATGGCAAAGTGGATGCGCCGGGCGTGTATGTGATGCTGCATCGTGAGGGCTTTGATTTTGAAGCTAAAATTGCCAGTTTGGGCTTACGGATTAAAAATGGCTGTTGTTATCATGGCTTGGCATTGAATGTCAGCATGGATTTGGCACCATTTCAGCAAATTAATCCATGTGGTTATCAAGGCCTGCAAGTCACGCGCATGCTCGATATGGGGATAAACAAGACACCCGCAGATTTGTTCGGTAAAATGGCCGACAAAATTCTTCAACAAATCAAGCAATTACCCACATAA
- a CDS encoding YbeD family protein has protein sequence MVGFTDIPSQKLEDLVTFPVLIPVKVVSHKSISHAEFVKEIVQVTQGLIADFVEDKIEHRASTSGNYHALTLMITFENVEQVHALDAALRAHHMVRMVL, from the coding sequence ATGGTTGGTTTTACAGATATACCGAGTCAGAAGCTGGAAGATTTAGTTACGTTTCCAGTCTTAATTCCGGTAAAAGTGGTGAGTCATAAAAGCATTAGCCATGCTGAATTTGTGAAAGAAATTGTCCAAGTCACGCAAGGATTAATCGCCGATTTTGTTGAAGACAAAATCGAACACCGCGCTTCCACCAGTGGTAATTACCATGCTTTAACGTTGATGATTACCTTTGAAAATGTCGAGCAAGTGCACGCGCTTGACGCCGCTTTACGCGCGCATCATATGGTTCGTATGGTGCTTTAA
- a CDS encoding acyl-CoA-binding protein, whose translation MSDLAARFKTAQDEVVNLNDAPDVQTKLRLYALYKQGSEGDVSGDRPSAIQFVAQAKYDAWAKLIGTSTDSAMETYIALVEDLKAKDE comes from the coding sequence ATGAGCGACTTAGCAGCCCGTTTCAAAACCGCACAAGATGAAGTAGTGAATCTCAATGATGCACCCGACGTTCAAACCAAGCTACGCCTTTATGCACTGTACAAACAAGGTAGCGAAGGCGACGTGAGTGGCGATCGCCCTTCTGCGATTCAATTTGTTGCGCAAGCTAAATACGATGCCTGGGCCAAATTAATTGGCACCAGCACTGACAGCGCAATGGAGACGTATATTGCGCTAGTTGAAGATTTAAAAGCCAAAGACGAATAA
- a CDS encoding TlpA disulfide reductase family protein, whose protein sequence is MKLGFKIALSAALIGAAALVFNAFSAAEKMPLKQTMTTMAGKPIQIADYQGKVVLVNFWATSCTGCIAEMPGLVNAQNKLGKDKLVTIAVAMSYDNPTYIQNYLAKTPLPFEMVYDQSGEVARAFGEVQLTPTSFLLDPKGRLIKKIVGELSEQQLIDIVNQAHGA, encoded by the coding sequence ATGAAACTCGGTTTCAAAATTGCACTCTCTGCAGCACTGATCGGTGCGGCAGCGCTAGTGTTTAATGCCTTTAGCGCCGCAGAAAAAATGCCGCTCAAGCAAACGATGACCACGATGGCGGGTAAGCCGATTCAAATTGCCGATTATCAAGGCAAGGTGGTGCTGGTTAATTTTTGGGCCACCAGCTGCACCGGTTGTATCGCCGAGATGCCAGGGTTGGTGAATGCGCAAAATAAACTGGGTAAAGACAAGTTAGTCACCATCGCCGTGGCGATGAGTTATGACAACCCGACGTATATTCAAAACTATTTGGCCAAAACGCCGCTGCCTTTTGAAATGGTGTACGACCAAAGTGGCGAAGTTGCGCGCGCCTTTGGTGAAGTGCAATTAACGCCAACTTCGTTTTTACTCGACCCAAAAGGGCGCTTGATTAAAAAAATCGTCGGCGAGCTCAGCGAGCAGCAATTGATTGATATCGTGAATCAGGCGCATGGCGCCTAG